One Aquarana catesbeiana isolate 2022-GZ linkage group LG04, ASM4218655v1, whole genome shotgun sequence genomic region harbors:
- the LOC141139000 gene encoding E3 ubiquitin/ISG15 ligase TRIM25-like yields the protein MASADLRKELDCSICLNIYTDPVTLRCGHNFCRVCIDRVLDSQKGTAHYACPECRKRFRSRPTLQKNITLCNIVESFRSQPERKETGISCTYCIHASVPAVKSCLLCEASLCDSHLNVHSNSPEHVLSDPTASLENRKCPVHKKVLVYYCTEDATSICVSCCLIGEHKGHQIESLEEAAEKIKKHLQSAIQKLGTKREKIEKRVQSLQERKRKVQGKASEETERVAALFRDLKRQMEELEMRVRGEISGQAEKLSRSVSDSIQQLEVKKYALSSKMRQIEELCDSMDPLIVLQESAQGGLCDGDEGDEDTERQNKFLLTAGDLDVALISHTLHTGLSDIISRTNGASYMQEIADILLDVNTAGYYLHISDDRKTVSWSDISQNRPETPERFQYAPQVLSSRSFSSGRHYWDAEVSGSDEWRVGMCYPSIERKGIKSQSAIGSNNKSWCLHRTEDRYLMIHDGNKIQLADNNFIERVRIYLDYEAGQISFYDLCDPIRHLHTFTATFTEPLLVALRVWEGCVRISGGKQEM from the coding sequence atggcgtctgcggatctgaggaaggagctggaCTGTTCCATCTGTCTTAACATCTATACGGACCCCGTGACTCTCCGGTgcggacacaacttctgccgggtgtgtattgatcgtgtgctggattcCCAGAAAGGGACGGCGCATTACGCCTGCCCTGAGTGCAGGAAACGGTTCAGGAGTCGTCCGACGCTGCAGAAAAACATAACGCTGTGCAACATCGTGGAGAGCTTCCGTTCTCAGCCAGAACGGAAGGAGACCGGCATCtcctgtacttactgtattcacgCCTCTGTACCCGCTGTGAAATCCTGCCTGCTTTGCGAAGCCTCTCTGTGCGACAGTCACCTGAACGTCCACAGCAActcaccagaacacgtcttatcTGACCCCACCGCCTCCCTGGAGAACAGGAAGTGCCCCGTCCATAAGAAGGTCCTGGTGTATTACTGCACCGAGGACGCCACCAGCATCTGTGTGTCCTGCTGTCTGATCGGAGAGCACAAAGGGCACCAAATTGAATCCCTCGAGGAGGCtgccgaaaaaataaaaaaacacttgcaAAGCGCTATTCAGAAGCTGGGAACAAAGCGGGAGAAGATCGAGAAAAGGGTCCAAAGTCTGCAGGAGCGCAAGAGGAAAGTCCAAGGGAAAGCGTCTGAGGAAACGGAAAGAGTCGCCGCCCTGTTTAGAGACCTCAAGAGACAGATGGAAGAGCTAGAGATGAGGGTCCGGGGAGAGATCTCTGGGCAGGCGGAGAAGCTCTCGCGTTCGGTCTCCGATTCCATCCAGCAGCTGGAGGTTAAGAAGTACGCGCTGTCCAGCAAGATGCGTCAGATCGAGGAGCTGTGCGACTCGATGGACCCCCTGATTGTTCTACAGGAATCGGCTCAAGGTGGTTTGTGTGATGGAGACGAGGGAGATGAAGATACAGAGAGGCAGAATAAATTCCTCCTTACTGCAGGTGATCTGGACGTGGCTTTGATCTCGCACACGCTGCACACAGGTTTATCGGATATAATATCGAGAACCAACGGGGCAAGCTACATGCAGGAAATCGCAGACATACTACTGGACGTAAACACGGCAGGTTATTACCTGCACATATCGGACGACCGAAAAACTGTATCCTGGTCAGACATAAGCCAGAACCGGCCGGAAACCCCGGAGAGGTTTCAGTACGCTCCTCAAGTGCTCAGCAGCCGGAGCTTCTCCTCGGGGCGCCATTACTGGGACGCCGAAGTCAGTGGCTCAGATGAATGGCGAGtggggatgtgttaccccagtatagagaggaaAGGAATTAAAAGCCAGTCGGCGATTGGAAGCAACAACAAATCCTGGTGTCTGCACAGGACTGAGGATCGGTATTTGATGATCCATGACGGGAATAAGATACAGTTGGCTGACAATAACTTCATTGAGCGAGTCAGGATATACCTGGATTACGAGGCCGGgcagatctccttttatgatctgtgcgACCCAatccgacacctccacaccttcaccgcCACCTTCACCGAGCCCCTGCTCGTTGCATTACGTGTATGGGAAGGTTGTGTAAGGATATCCGGGGGGAAACAAGAGATGTGA